The sequence below is a genomic window from Kwoniella dendrophila CBS 6074 chromosome 10, complete sequence.
tcagaaACTACTATTATAGTTCTTTTCCTTGTTCCAGACGATCTAGATGCAGGAGCAACTTCGTCAGGATCTACTCTTCGACTTCTGGATCCTCCAGTACTTCTACTAGATCTGAAGAATTTGGTATGTCAGCTATCTTCGGTGGATGTTCACAACAGCATAGCTTACCTGGGTGGAGGGGATTCATCTACTTCGTCATCATTCATTGACACATCGCTATTGTCATCGTCCTCTCCcccttcaccattatcatcaatgaaagaaccaccatattcatcttctgaagtaggttctctttcttcattatccTCGTCTccgtcttcatcttcttcgtctgTTAAAGTAGTTGATTCACCATAATATCCTTGGTGTTCACCCATCATGTTAAGTACTCTTTCTAAGTGAGGATTTATAGTTGGCGGAGGTGGTGCAGCGCCATTGGCGACTCTTCTTCCAGCATCAGAAGGTCTTGATCGTGGATTTCTGCTTCCATGACTATGTCCCTCTTCATCCGAACTATCATCGGAAggatctgaatctgaatctgaattgtttccatcatcttcagcttcgtcATCCAAGAAATTTGGGAGTTGAGGGCGACCCCGCGGTCTAGATCTAGGTCCACCTGTGACAATAATCTCATCTGAGCCGAGTATACTTCCATGTACTGAtgcttcttcaccatcttcatcgagATCATCGAAATCTTCGAAACTACTCTCGTCACTAAATTCTATATCACAACCTGTACACACACTATCATAGATTTCACCCATACAGTTTGGACATCTAACTGTTTCCCCATCCGCATCTCTTTCATATACCTTGTATGAGGTTTGTTCCGGCGGGAAGATTTTTGCCCAATCGTCCACTTCGTTTTCTGGATTGGGCGCATCTTTATGTTCAAATAAACCTAAAGGTTCTAACACAGCACGAAGGAAAAATGCTTTGGCTGGGCGACGCAATACAATTGATCGACAGACGAAACATAACTTTGAGCGATAGGAAAGGTCGGTATCTGGAGTAATGGGTAGATAATGTTCATGCTTGAGAGCTGTTGGACTTCGAAACCACTCGACTAGGCTGTAATCAAAGTCAGTATATATGTCATGTCGTCATGCTATTGAAAGGACACGGGCTCACCATCCTTTACAAGCCATGTGCCCACATGAAAGGCTAAGTAAAGAGAGTCAGCTACTTATGTGATACACGAGCTCACGGGATGTACTTACACATAGGGATCATTGACGGTAGCCAAACATATCCCACATTCTAAAGCTTGTACAATGGCTTTATTGACATTTTTACTGTGTGTAATCAACTAAATCGAACATAGGAAACCGCGTCAGATTTTGAACGAACTGGCATATTTTTGGCAAAAGAGGCAGGAGAAGCTACTTACAGTTTCATGAGCTTCATGTTTCTTTTTGGaatcttcagcatcttttcttagattttcaattaattgttgatttgaactttcttttgattctttttgatttttctcatTCTCAATTTTCGATTTATATtcttttaaatcattttcagcttgttcaactttatcttgtaattctttatattttcttttctcttctctaATTCTCATTAATTCTTGttctgattttctttttttgtcttcttcatttcgaattttttgattcttttcatttgcttcttgttcttgttttttcttttctaattcttttaactccttttgtaatttatcaacTTCCTTTTTAGTCTTTTCAGTCTCATTTTTTATTTTCTCTAATTCCATTTCAGCTATTCTTCTCAGCTCTTCTCGCTGTTTAGAtaatatagcttctttttcttcttcttccattcttgctttttcttcagcgACAAAAGTCAACCTTGAATCTTTGTTCTTCCTCTTACGTATTCTGTCCTTTTCACTCTTACTGATGATGGATGTTCCTGCTGTTGATAACTCTcctttttcaggtaaaagCGACTTACCAGGagaatttgatggtatacCGTCGATGATACCCTTAGAGGAGACATGAGTAGAcgcatcttcaacatcaggtTCAAGTGTATTCATGTTGACATCACCTCCTTGTTCTTCTCTATTTTGGAGAGATTTCAGGTCAGGTtcaggagaagaagaaggtgcaggtgctctaattttttcaagCTGTTCCATGACCTTGGAAGGGTTTTCCTCTTTGGCCTTTTCAGCTCTAACCAGAGCTTccaatttatcttcaacagATTGTTTGGattgaacttgaacttgCGGTGTAGGTGGAGGTACAACAGTGTTGTTGTTCATAGatgatttccttttcttcttgttcttcttctttttctttcctccatctgtaggtttaggtggagaTGCTTGAGGTTGAAGTTGCAATAAACCATTAGATTTCATTTCCTGTTTGATCGATTCCAAATCCAAAGCTTTCCTCTctttatccttcttcttcacttctttttcttctttacttgatAAAGTACGacttctttctttggtaCCACTGCCATTTCTAGCATAGGGGTTGTGAGAAGGTTGCTTGTGAGCTGACCGGGATGAGCTAGCTTCTCGAGGCATCTTGATCACTTGTTTCCTTAGTCTTGTTTATATGAGGAAGCTTGTACAATAAGAAGTAGAGAGAGAGAGGAAGGAGAATGATATTATTGACTGTCCTTCACTCGTTATTGTGGTTGACTGTATATTACGAAGGTTTAAGTAGATTATCACTAGTGTACTATTATGATACATGTTACAAGTCATCAAGCGGCAAGtaagataaagttgattgatacattgatataatcttattgatttttatcttgaATCTATCATACTCAGGCACGCGACCTCAAGGTATCCCACGGTGTAGCCATAGAACTGATAAGGTTTCCCAAGACACAAGCTGTGAATAAATAATGCCACGGTGTAAAGCTTAATCATTCAGGGTCTCGCTCAGAAAAGTTATGTCCACCTTGGTCCATCTttttatttttgatttttgtggTATTTGCTTGAAACCGTGTAGATCAAAGCAATAACAAATCGTTCAACCTCATATAAACAAAACCGACAAGTATACAGCAATCAACACTGATACATCTACGTTGTAATCTTGATATACGGCATTACTCATAACTGCAGAGCAAAAACTATCAAAATGGCTCATAAATCACATAGACAAAAAGCATTACAAGCTCAATTAGAAGCTCAACCAACATTATCTTTGGTTAGTCaaaaaacaaagaaaccTAAAGTAGTTGAACAATCTATGGATatagatggtgatgatgatgttttgatttcatcttcttcatcaactttaccttcaacatcaacagccGAACAAACAAATGCtacagcttcaacttcttcaggatcaggttTTGCACCTTTACCACAATCACAAACGAATAATGGAGtattaaaaggtgaatttagACGaatacctataccaccacaTCGTATGACACctttaaagaaagaatgggTAAATTTATATACGCCAATGGTTGATATGTTAGGTTTACAAGTTAGAATGAATACAATGAGAAGATCTGTTGAATTAAAGGTTAGTCTATATTAATACTGATATTTATGAATCAATGAATACAGTGCTGATTGAAAGGTGTACAAACTACAAAAAATAGACTTCAGGTCACACAGTAGATACAGGTGCTATTCAAAAAGGTGCAGATTTCGttaaagctttttcattAGGTTTTGATGTAAATGTGAGTGTATACATGACTATTGACCATAATATAAGATGTACATAACTCATATATAGTGATTTTCCTCAAAATTCAGGATGCACTGGCTTTACTtagattagatgatttatatCTTGATTCATTTGAAATCAAAGATGTCAAAACATTACATGGTGATCATTTATCTAGAGCTATAGGTAAGTTGGCTTTCATTTCGTAACTCATCTTTGATGATAAAAGCTGATGTTTTGTCCTTCCTGCGTTATAGGTCGTAt
It includes:
- a CDS encoding pre-rRNA-processing protein PNO1, coding for MAHKSHRQKALQAQLEAQPTLSLVSQKTKKPKVVEQSMDIDGDDDVLISSSSSTLPSTSTAEQTNATASTSSGSGFAPLPQSQTNNGVLKGEFRRIPIPPHRMTPLKKEWVNLYTPMVDMLGLQVRMNTMRRSVELKTSGHTVDTGAIQKGADFVKAFSLGFDVNDALALLRLDDLYLDSFEIKDVKTLHGDHLSRAIGRIAGEGGKVKFSIENASRTRIVLADTHIHILGSVQNIKIARDAIVSLILGSPPGKVYAHLKMVGARMKQRF